A region from the Arachis ipaensis cultivar K30076 chromosome B01, Araip1.1, whole genome shotgun sequence genome encodes:
- the LOC107637538 gene encoding dual specificity protein phosphatase 1, with product MATSSVVDEFDESMKKQISSLLRVMSLVKSFKEDNTPCKIDEGLFLGSIGTAANKNALKSLNVTHILTVAGKLPPTNPGDFVYKVINVADRDDVDLKQYFNQCFDFIEDAKMHGGGVLVHCFAGKSRSVTVVVAYLMKTRGMSLSEALQHVKSRRPLASPNPGFIRQLEDFEKSLQVTN from the exons ATGGCCACTTCTTCGGTTGTGGATGAATTTGATGAATCCATGAAGAAACAGATATCATCCCTTTTGCGGGTTATGAGTTTAGTTAAATCCTTCAAAGAGGATAACACGCCTTGCAAAATTGACGAG GGTTTGTTTTTAGGTTCCATTGGCACTGCAGCTAACAAGAATGCATTGAAAAGCTTGAATGTTACTCACATTCTGACTGTTGCTGGTAAACTGCCACCTACAAATCCTGGGGATTTTGTCTATAAAGTAATCAACG TTGCTGACAGAGATGACGTTGACTTGAAACAATACTTCAATCAGTGCTTTGATTTTATTGAGGATGCCAAAATGCATGGTGGAGGTGTTTTGGTTCACTGTTTTGCAGGAAAATCAAGGAG TGTGACTGTGGTTGTTGCGTATCTGATGAAGACTCGTGGAATGAGCTTATCAGAAGCTCTGCAGCATGTAAAGAGTAGACGACCACTGGCATCTCCAAATCCTGGATTCATCCGTCAGCTGGAAGACTTTGAAAAATCGCTTCAAG